In a single window of the Pongo abelii isolate AG06213 chromosome 1, NHGRI_mPonAbe1-v2.0_pri, whole genome shotgun sequence genome:
- the FCGR2A gene encoding low affinity immunoglobulin gamma Fc region receptor II-a isoform X3, whose amino-acid sequence MTMETQMSQNVCPRNLWLLQSLTVLLLLASADSQAAAPPKAVLKLEPPWINVLQDDSVTLTCRGAHSPESDSTQWFHNGNLILTHTQPSYRFKANNNDSGEYRCQTGQTSLSDPVHLTVLSEWLVLQTPHLEFQEGETIVLRCHSWKDKPLAKVTFFQNGKSKKFSYSDPNFSIPQANHSHGGDYHCTGNIGHTLFSSKPVTITVQAPSSSPMGIIVAVVTGIAVAAIVAAVVALIYCRKKRISALPGNPECREMGETLPEKPANSTDPVKAAQFEPPGRQMIAIRKRQLEETNNDYETADGGYMTLNPRAPTDDDKNIYLTLPPNDHVNSNN is encoded by the exons atgactatGGAGACCCAAATGTCTCAGAATGTATGTCCCAGAAACCTGTGGCTGCTTCAATCATTGACAGTTTTGCTGCTGCTGG CTTCTGCAGACAGTCAAGCTG CAGCTCCCCCAAAGGCTGTGCTGAAACTCGAGCCCCCGTGGATCAACGTGCTCCAGGACGACTCTGTGACTCTGACATGCCGGGGGGCTCACAGCCCTGAGAGCGACTCCACTCAGTGGTTCCACAATGGGAATCTCATCCTCACCCACACGCAGCCCAGCTACAGGTTCAAGGCCAACAACAATGACAGTGGGGAGTACAGGTGCCAGACTGGCCAGACCAGCCTCAGCGACCCTGTGCATCTTACTGTGCTTTCCG AGTGGCTGGTGCTCCAGACCCCTCACCTGGAGTTCCAAGAGGGAGAAACCATCGTGCTGAGGTGCCACAGCTGGAAGGACAAGCCTCTGGCCAAGGTCACATTCTTCCAGAATGGAAAATCCAAGAAATTTTCCTATTCGGATCCCAACTTCTCCATCCCACAAGCAAACCACAGTCACGGTGGTGATTACCACTGCACAGGAAACATAGGCCACACGCTGTTCTCATCTAAGCCTGTGACCATCACTGTCCAAG CGCCCAGCTCTTCACCAATGGGGATCATTGTGGCTGTGGTCACTGGGATTGCTGTAGCGGCCATTGTTGCTGCTGTAGTGGCCTTGATCTACTGCAGGAAAAAGAGGATTTCAG CTCTCCCAGGAAACCCTGAGTGCAGGGAAATGGGAGAGACCCTCCCTGAGAAACCAG CCAATTCCACTGATCCTGTGAAGGCTGCCCAATTTGAG CCACCTGGACGTCAAATGATTGCCATCAGAAAGAGACAACTTGAAGAAACCAACAATGACTATGAAACAGCTGATGGCGGCTACATGACTCTCAACCCCAGGGCACCTACTGACGATGATAAAAACATCTACCTGACTCTTCCTCCCAATGACCATGTCAACAGTAATAATTAA
- the FCGR2A gene encoding low affinity immunoglobulin gamma Fc region receptor II-a isoform X4, translating into MTMETQMSQNVCPRNLWLLQSLTVLLLLASADSQAAPPKAVLKLEPPWINVLQDDSVTLTCRGAHSPESDSTQWFHNGNLILTHTQPSYRFKANNNDSGEYRCQTGQTSLSDPVHLTVLSEWLVLQTPHLEFQEGETIVLRCHSWKDKPLAKVTFFQNGKSKKFSYSDPNFSIPQANHSHGGDYHCTGNIGHTLFSSKPVTITVQAPSSSPMGIIVAVVTGIAVAAIVAAVVALIYCRKKRISALPGNPECREMGETLPEKPANSTDPVKAAQFEPPGRQMIAIRKRQLEETNNDYETADGGYMTLNPRAPTDDDKNIYLTLPPNDHVNSNN; encoded by the exons atgactatGGAGACCCAAATGTCTCAGAATGTATGTCCCAGAAACCTGTGGCTGCTTCAATCATTGACAGTTTTGCTGCTGCTGG CTTCTGCAGACAGTCAAGCTG CTCCCCCAAAGGCTGTGCTGAAACTCGAGCCCCCGTGGATCAACGTGCTCCAGGACGACTCTGTGACTCTGACATGCCGGGGGGCTCACAGCCCTGAGAGCGACTCCACTCAGTGGTTCCACAATGGGAATCTCATCCTCACCCACACGCAGCCCAGCTACAGGTTCAAGGCCAACAACAATGACAGTGGGGAGTACAGGTGCCAGACTGGCCAGACCAGCCTCAGCGACCCTGTGCATCTTACTGTGCTTTCCG AGTGGCTGGTGCTCCAGACCCCTCACCTGGAGTTCCAAGAGGGAGAAACCATCGTGCTGAGGTGCCACAGCTGGAAGGACAAGCCTCTGGCCAAGGTCACATTCTTCCAGAATGGAAAATCCAAGAAATTTTCCTATTCGGATCCCAACTTCTCCATCCCACAAGCAAACCACAGTCACGGTGGTGATTACCACTGCACAGGAAACATAGGCCACACGCTGTTCTCATCTAAGCCTGTGACCATCACTGTCCAAG CGCCCAGCTCTTCACCAATGGGGATCATTGTGGCTGTGGTCACTGGGATTGCTGTAGCGGCCATTGTTGCTGCTGTAGTGGCCTTGATCTACTGCAGGAAAAAGAGGATTTCAG CTCTCCCAGGAAACCCTGAGTGCAGGGAAATGGGAGAGACCCTCCCTGAGAAACCAG CCAATTCCACTGATCCTGTGAAGGCTGCCCAATTTGAG CCACCTGGACGTCAAATGATTGCCATCAGAAAGAGACAACTTGAAGAAACCAACAATGACTATGAAACAGCTGATGGCGGCTACATGACTCTCAACCCCAGGGCACCTACTGACGATGATAAAAACATCTACCTGACTCTTCCTCCCAATGACCATGTCAACAGTAATAATTAA
- the FCGR2A gene encoding low affinity immunoglobulin gamma Fc region receptor II-a isoform X2: MTMETQMSQNVCPRNLWLLQSLTVLLLLASADSQAAPPKAVLKLEPPWINVLQDDSVTLTCRGAHSPESDSTQWFHNGNLILTHTQPSYRFKANNNDSGEYRCQTGQTSLSDPVHLTVLSEWLVLQTPHLEFQEGETIVLRCHSWKDKPLAKVTFFQNGKSKKFSYSDPNFSIPQANHSHGGDYHCTGNIGHTLFSSKPVTITVQAPSSSPMGIIVAVVTGIAVAAIVAAVVALIYCRKKRISANSTDPVKAAQFEPPGRQMIAIRKRQLEETNNDYETADGGYMTLNPRAPTDDDKNIYLTLPPNDHVNSNN, encoded by the exons atgactatGGAGACCCAAATGTCTCAGAATGTATGTCCCAGAAACCTGTGGCTGCTTCAATCATTGACAGTTTTGCTGCTGCTGG CTTCTGCAGACAGTCAAGCTG CTCCCCCAAAGGCTGTGCTGAAACTCGAGCCCCCGTGGATCAACGTGCTCCAGGACGACTCTGTGACTCTGACATGCCGGGGGGCTCACAGCCCTGAGAGCGACTCCACTCAGTGGTTCCACAATGGGAATCTCATCCTCACCCACACGCAGCCCAGCTACAGGTTCAAGGCCAACAACAATGACAGTGGGGAGTACAGGTGCCAGACTGGCCAGACCAGCCTCAGCGACCCTGTGCATCTTACTGTGCTTTCCG AGTGGCTGGTGCTCCAGACCCCTCACCTGGAGTTCCAAGAGGGAGAAACCATCGTGCTGAGGTGCCACAGCTGGAAGGACAAGCCTCTGGCCAAGGTCACATTCTTCCAGAATGGAAAATCCAAGAAATTTTCCTATTCGGATCCCAACTTCTCCATCCCACAAGCAAACCACAGTCACGGTGGTGATTACCACTGCACAGGAAACATAGGCCACACGCTGTTCTCATCTAAGCCTGTGACCATCACTGTCCAAG CGCCCAGCTCTTCACCAATGGGGATCATTGTGGCTGTGGTCACTGGGATTGCTGTAGCGGCCATTGTTGCTGCTGTAGTGGCCTTGATCTACTGCAGGAAAAAGAGGATTTCAG CCAATTCCACTGATCCTGTGAAGGCTGCCCAATTTGAG CCACCTGGACGTCAAATGATTGCCATCAGAAAGAGACAACTTGAAGAAACCAACAATGACTATGAAACAGCTGATGGCGGCTACATGACTCTCAACCCCAGGGCACCTACTGACGATGATAAAAACATCTACCTGACTCTTCCTCCCAATGACCATGTCAACAGTAATAATTAA
- the FCGR2A gene encoding low affinity immunoglobulin gamma Fc region receptor II-a isoform X1, with protein MTMETQMSQNVCPRNLWLLQSLTVLLLLASADSQAAAPPKAVLKLEPPWINVLQDDSVTLTCRGAHSPESDSTQWFHNGNLILTHTQPSYRFKANNNDSGEYRCQTGQTSLSDPVHLTVLSEWLVLQTPHLEFQEGETIVLRCHSWKDKPLAKVTFFQNGKSKKFSYSDPNFSIPQANHSHGGDYHCTGNIGHTLFSSKPVTITVQAPSSSPMGIIVAVVTGIAVAAIVAAVVALIYCRKKRISANSTDPVKAAQFEPPGRQMIAIRKRQLEETNNDYETADGGYMTLNPRAPTDDDKNIYLTLPPNDHVNSNN; from the exons atgactatGGAGACCCAAATGTCTCAGAATGTATGTCCCAGAAACCTGTGGCTGCTTCAATCATTGACAGTTTTGCTGCTGCTGG CTTCTGCAGACAGTCAAGCTG CAGCTCCCCCAAAGGCTGTGCTGAAACTCGAGCCCCCGTGGATCAACGTGCTCCAGGACGACTCTGTGACTCTGACATGCCGGGGGGCTCACAGCCCTGAGAGCGACTCCACTCAGTGGTTCCACAATGGGAATCTCATCCTCACCCACACGCAGCCCAGCTACAGGTTCAAGGCCAACAACAATGACAGTGGGGAGTACAGGTGCCAGACTGGCCAGACCAGCCTCAGCGACCCTGTGCATCTTACTGTGCTTTCCG AGTGGCTGGTGCTCCAGACCCCTCACCTGGAGTTCCAAGAGGGAGAAACCATCGTGCTGAGGTGCCACAGCTGGAAGGACAAGCCTCTGGCCAAGGTCACATTCTTCCAGAATGGAAAATCCAAGAAATTTTCCTATTCGGATCCCAACTTCTCCATCCCACAAGCAAACCACAGTCACGGTGGTGATTACCACTGCACAGGAAACATAGGCCACACGCTGTTCTCATCTAAGCCTGTGACCATCACTGTCCAAG CGCCCAGCTCTTCACCAATGGGGATCATTGTGGCTGTGGTCACTGGGATTGCTGTAGCGGCCATTGTTGCTGCTGTAGTGGCCTTGATCTACTGCAGGAAAAAGAGGATTTCAG CCAATTCCACTGATCCTGTGAAGGCTGCCCAATTTGAG CCACCTGGACGTCAAATGATTGCCATCAGAAAGAGACAACTTGAAGAAACCAACAATGACTATGAAACAGCTGATGGCGGCTACATGACTCTCAACCCCAGGGCACCTACTGACGATGATAAAAACATCTACCTGACTCTTCCTCCCAATGACCATGTCAACAGTAATAATTAA